In Mytilus galloprovincialis chromosome 1, xbMytGall1.hap1.1, whole genome shotgun sequence, the following are encoded in one genomic region:
- the LOC143056714 gene encoding regulator of G-protein signaling 22-like isoform X4: protein MPSVVVYAKLDPDEVTLDDVEEFLITDDLFVEYFNAFLALPSFPTPLCFNKEKTGFEVVTEARKEIGKQIKAAIRSQKKQSKIYKVVKNHSFIDIPLIPIVEPEGPDHIEINTNYTVTTLNKEQGIHWVKERRMPAFLESDLYMEYRLANLVSQAKITGEQGEYILMRIDFKPKVKHKKKVVEEEVEVDPKEQMMKDMYVCMGTASTTDTEAWFTAASMATVTSVSSSTQLRPRSAEMTKRPVSARPVSAYSSVDNYKRSESGLASSVKSSLYSNYRNTQNSDDYDDVYSSKLFAVDGKPMTPRPTDSVCAVTEDYRDKHNRPFSSTVYSIPKVDNSDAESGLDISDDTDSVDSKDNNDQLEMLQNEGQLSSRKGSSDSIVFKNIDDIGTAIVGAVLKRTVSSILNVHDDDLPLEILDQIPGCELSRHISLEHLDRISLQEVQLPEEDSEVDKVTEEQVSEKDKKKEEESDADSLLDSEDDYEEEDTFFRKHKAKTFKLTNRKGTEKFKAFLSGTMGERNWNLWLDIDKTRFMTDDEAIHRHLLEMREKYFIPGSLFELTTEQKTDLKLTKPSSWTKEHLINIQNKIAEPLVLYWAPRFLLTQLRTTDPAKHAEYLNLKYLKTKPDVFPTRPAAKLLPLRPKSCFPRFGQQAFEDLPSTTLDTQFVTSPPVGFRRNYSSSAFTYDKLHGTKQTIITPKLPVQKATKPLISGQKSRPSTAGSSRPVSVNRQTSRPVSGIRQTSRPVSGVLPASRPISALPLSRPESRDANRPVSANRPVSAHRPVSAHRPVSAHPFASRSETSASTPQTQLRQRPQTAGVGRERNGSQCSDASDFIGGHRMEALLQALHHEREAGGFFKKFINRSGNKLWINCLNFWSEVQDYHWLFYTEFIDPYILQKKAKTVYSKYIVIGGICSISCSYSIRREVARCMQPPFEELFDAAEEYSIKELYVAWTQMITVDMKTYGKVELIEVVKHLETRSKYVLNLQKRGLIKERVETPEDPMEKYEDPVYDPTLQERIPDEYKDYTLEKLVGNRIELENFQVFLKENYADTDLLCWMAIRTFRNIPYTDEKARDELATSIRDRYLNQKYFFGPNSPAGKKGQEKVMAAAGGYSQLFKKRPPNEVLIEAQKYIRDRLEKKWLPLFLATSEFADRQRPKAGMDDVVDDVLVIKKKRSHNIQRSLDNNKFISSSKDVIVFRKGLLNPVTELQFRRYVSIYGDNLENDVLFWKEVQAFKELYHVHSDESLIQEKVAVIISCFIDSQIPPNIQIDISPDMAEKIVERKYERTPYLFREAQFTVFRHLFRFWDKFCTFRGNHAEEKILPTIERIRKHERAKQRAEQQRLDELALKQPQRKKKLKFGKGRAEERAALGLPPENEEDEDALDHLQHFSHHDDDEEEHGPMEKNKISWSYSNYMAALEKEDILNNTDESTFGSLLNFGGEKSSENGDEVSLSKQDDIETMSRKETRSEETQTDKKKSTKSSPSPDSEKGGSKKKVTQRKGSVEFQKMASLEEEKENDESTKKSKSKSKGQQLLTEKK, encoded by the exons TCTTTTCCAACACCTCTCTGTTTCAACAAGGAAAAGACAGGTTTTGAGGTGGTCACAGAAGCCAGAAAAGAAATTGGAAAACAGATTAAAGCCGCCATAAGATCACAGAAAAAGCAATCAAAGATCTACAAAGTGGTGAAAAACCACAGTTTCATAGATATACCACTTATCCCAATAGTAGAACCTGAAGGTCCTGATCATATTGAAATCAACACTAATTACACAGTCACT ACTTTAAACAAAGAACAAGGTATACACTGGGTAAAAGAACGTAGAATGCCAGCATTTTTAGAAAGTGACCTATACATGGAATATCGTCTTGCTAATCTAGTATCACAGGCCAAAATTACTGGAGAACAAGGAGAATATATATTAATGAGAATAGATTTCAAACCAAAAGTTAAACATAAAAAGAAAGTTGTAGAGGAGGAAGTAGAGGTAGATCCTAAAGAACAAATGATGAAAGATATGTACGTTTGTATGGGTACGGCGTCAACAACTGATACCGAAGCTTGGTTTACTGCTGCGTCCATGGCAACAGTAACCAGTGTTTCTTCCTCAACACAGTTAAGACCAAGGAGTGCTGAAATGACAAAACGTCCAGTCAGTGCACGACCAGTAAGTGCATATAGTTCAGTGGATAATTATAAACGGTCTGAGAGTGGATTAGCCTCATCTGTTAAAAGTTCCTTGTATAGTAATTATAGGAATACACAAAATTCTGATGATTATGATGATGTGTATTCTAGTAAACTGTTCGCTGTCGATGGTAAACCTATGACCCCCAGACCCACCGATTCTGTGTGTGCTGTTACTGAAGATTATAGGGATAAACATAACCGACCTTTCAGTTCTACTGTATACAGTATACCTAAAGTTGACAATAGTGATGCTGAATCTGGATTAGACATAAGTGACGACACAGATTCTGTGGATTCTAAAGACAACAATGATCAATTAGAAATGCTACAAAATGAAGGACAACTCTCGTCAAGGAAAGGAAGTTCTGATAGTATAGTGTTTAAAAATATTGACGATATAGGAACTGCAATAGTAGGTGCTGTTTTGAAGAGAACTGTGTCGTCAATATTAAATGTACATGATGATGATTTACCTTTGGAAATTTTAGATCAAATCCCGGGTTGTGAACTGTCACGACATATCTCATTGGAGCATTTAGACAGAATATCATTACAAGAAGTGCAATTACCAGAGGAGGACTCAGAGGTTGATAAGGTAACAGAGGAACAAGTATCAGAAAAAGACAAGAAGAAAGAAGAAGAAAGTGATGCAGACTCGCTACTTGATAGTGAGGATGATTACGAAGAAGAAGATACTTTCTTCAGGAAACATAAAGCAAAGACATTTAAACTGACAAACAGAAAAGGAACAGAAAAGTTTAAAGCCTTCTTAAGTGGTACAATGGGAGAAAGAAATTGGAACTTGTGGCTTGATATTGATAAAACCAGGTTTATGACAGATGATGAAGCTATTCACAG acatttacTAGAAATGAGGGAGAAATATTTCATCCCTGGCTCCTTGTTTGAATTGACTACTGAACAGAAGACAGATTTAAAGCTGACCAAACCTTCATCATGGACTAAAGAACATCTCATAAACATACAGAATAAAATAGCTGAGCCCTTAGTACTTTACTG ggCACCTAGATTTTTACTGACACAATTAAGAACAACAGACCCTGCCAAGCATGCTGAATACCTCAATCTAAAGTACCTTAAAACCAAGCCAGATGTATTCCCTACTCGTCCAGCAGCTAAACTACTGCCACTACGTCCTAAGTCATGTTTTCCAAGGTTTGGACAACAAGCTTTTGAG GATTTACCATCTACTACTCTAGATACACAATTTGTGACCTCACCTCCTGTTGGTTTCCGTAGAAACTACTCATCGTCTGCTTTCACCTATGACAAGTTGCATGGTACCAAGCAGACTATTATCACACCAAAATTACCTGTACAGAAAGCAACAAAACCTCTAATTAGTGGTCAAAAGTCCAG GCCATCCACTGCAGGATCATCACGCCCTGTATCAGTTAACAGACAAACATCACGTCCAGTGTCTGGGATTAGACAAACATCCCGTCCTGTATCTGGTGTACTGCCAGCTTCACGTCCAATATCTGCACTTCCTTTATCCCGTCCAGAGTCGAGAGATGCAAATCGTCCAGTTTCTGCAAATCGACCAGTTTCTGCACATCGACCAGTTTCTGCACATCGACCAGTATCTGCACATCCTTTTGCAAGTAGGTCAGAGACATCTGCCAGCACACCGCAAACACAACTACGACAGCGACCTCAGACAGCAGGGGTTGGGAGAGAAAGAAATGGTTCTCAATGTTCAGATGCCTCAGACTTTATTGGAGGACATCGGATGGAGGCTTTGTTACAAGCTCTTCACCATGAAAGAGAAGCTGGTGGATTCTTTAAGAAGTTTATCAACAGAAGTGGCAACAAG TTGTGGATTAACTGTTTGAACTTCTGGAGTGAAGTGCAGGACTATCATTGGTTATTTTATACAGAATTCATTGACCCGTATATACTACAGAAAAAAGCAAAg ACTGTATATTCCAAGTACATAGTGATTGGAGGCATCTGCAGCATTAGCTGTAGTTACAGTATCAGACGAGAGGTAGCCAGATGTATGCAGCCACCATTTGAGGAACTATTTGACGCAGCGGAGGAATATTCTATAAAGGAGTTATATGTTGCATGGACACAGATGATTACTGTAGACATGAAGACTTATGGAAAG GTAGAATTAATAGAAGTGGTGAAACATTTAGAGACCAGATCTAAATATGTCCTCAATTTACAGAAGAGAGGTTTGATTAAAGAG AGGGTTGAAACTCCTGAAGATCCTATGGAGAAATATGAAGATCCTGTGTATGACCCAACACTGCAGGAAAGAATACCTGATGAATACAAAGACTACACATTAGAAAAACTTGTTGGAAATCGTATTGAGTTAGAGAACTTCCAAGTTTTCCTGAAGGAAAATTACGCAGATACAGATTTACTCTGTTGGATGGCTATTAGAACTTTCCGTAACATTCCATACACAGATGAAAAGGCTCGAGATGAACTGGCTACATCTATACGAGACAGATACCTTAATCAGAAATATTTCTTTGGTCCAAACAGTCCAGCAGGGAAGAAAGGACAAGAAAAG gtAATGGCTGCTGCAGGAGGTTATAGCCAGCTGTTTAAGAAGAGGCCTCCAAATGAAGTGTTGATCGAAGCTCAGAAGTATATACGTGATAGACTTGAGAAGAAATGGCTGCCGTTGTTCTTGGCCACATCAGAGTTTGCTGATAGACAGAGACCAAAGGCTGGCATGGACGATGTAGTGGATGATGTCTTAGTTATCAAGAAAAAGAGATCACATAATATACAAAGG AGTTTGGATAACAATAAGTTTATCTCCTCATCTAAAGATGTGATAGTCTTCCGTAAAGGTCTGCTGAACCCAGTGACAGAGCTACAGTTCAGGAGATATGTATCTATATACGGAGACAACCTAGAAAATGATGTACTTTTCTGGAAAGAAGTCCAGGCATTTAAG GAACTTTACCATGTACATAGTGATGAAAGTTTGATTCAGGAGAAAGTTGCAGTTATAATAAGCTGTTTTATTGACTCACAAATTCCACCAAATATCCAGATCGATATTTCACCTGATATGGCAGAAAAAATCGTAGAGAGAAAATATGAAAGAACACCTTATTTATTCAGAGAGGCACAG tttacaGTTTTTCGACATCTATTTCGATTCTGGGACAAATTCTGTACATTTAGGGGAAACCATGCAGAAGAAAAGATATTACCAACGATAGAGAGAATACGGAAACATGAGAGAGCAAAACAACGAGCTGAACAACAACGACTGGATGAGCTGGCTCTAAAg CaacctcaaaggaaaaagaagcTAAAGTTTGGGAAGGGT AGAGCTGAAGAAAGAGCTGCATTAGGACTACCACCAGAGAATGAAGAGGATGAAGATGCACTGGACCATCTACAACATTTCAGTCACCATGACGATGATGAAGAAGAACATGGGCCGATGGAGAAGAATAAAATCTCATGGTCTTACTCTAACTATATGGCTGCTCTGGAAAAGGAGGATATTCTAAATAATACAGATGAAAGTACATTTGGGTCATTGTTAAATTTTG GAGGAGAAAAAAGCAGTGAGAATGGTGATGAAGTATCATTAAGTAAACAGGATGATATAGAAACAATGTCCAGGAAAGAAACTCGTTCTGAAGAAACTCAAACAGACAAAAA GAAGTCAACAAAGTCAAGCCCAAGTCCTGACTCTGAGAAAGGAGGGAGCAAGAAGAAAGTGACACAACGAAAGGGTTCTGTAGAATTTCAGAAAATGGCTTCTCTTGAAGAGGAAAAAGAGAATGATGAATCTACGAAAAAGTCCAAGTCAAAGAGTAAAGGTCAACAGTTATTGACAGAAAAGAAATAA
- the LOC143056714 gene encoding regulator of G-protein signaling 22-like isoform X6, with amino-acid sequence MPSVVVYAKLDPDEVTLDDVEEFLITDDLFVEYFNAFLALPSFPTPLCFNKEKTGFEVVTEARKEIGKQIKAAIRSQKKQSKIYKVVKNHSFIDIPLIPIVEPEGPDHIEINTNYTVTTLNKEQGIHWVKERRMPAFLESDLYMEYRLANLVSQAKITGEQGEYILMRIDFKPKVKHKKKVVEEEVEVDPKEQMMKDMYVCMGTASTTDTEAWFTAASMATVTSVSSSTQLRPRSAEMTKRPVSARPVSAYSSVDNYKRSESGLASSVKSSLYSNYRNTQNSDDYDDVYSSKLFAVDGKPMTPRPTDSVCAVTEDYRDKHNRPFSSTVYSIPKVDNSDAESGLDISDDTDSVDSKDNNDQLEMLQNEGQLSSRKGSSDSIVFKNIDDIGTAIVGAVLKRTVSSILNVHDDDLPLEILDQIPGCELSRHISLEHLDRISLQEVQLPEEDSEVDKVTEEQVSEKDKKKEEESDADSLLDSEDDYEEEDTFFRKHKAKTFKLTNRKGTEKFKAFLSGTMGERNWNLWLDIDKTRFMTDDEAIHRHLLEMREKYFIPGSLFELTTEQKTDLKLTKPSSWTKEHLINIQNKIAEPLVLYWAPRFLLTQLRTTDPAKHAEYLNLKYLKTKPDVFPTRPAAKLLPLRPKSCFPRFGQQAFEDLPSTTLDTQFVTSPPVGFRRNYSSSAFTYDKLHGTKQTIITPKLPVQKATKPLISGQKSRPSTAGSSRPVSVNRQTSRPVSGIRQTSRPVSGVLPASRPISALPLSRPESRDANRPVSANRPVSAHRPVSAHRPVSAHPFASRSETSASTPQTQLRQRPQTAGVGRERNGSQCSDASDFIGGHRMEALLQALHHEREAGGFFKKFINRSGNKLWINCLNFWSEVQDYHWLFYTEFIDPYILQKKAKTVYSKYIVIGGICSISCSYSIRREVARCMQPPFEELFDAAEEYSIKELYVAWTQMITVDMKTYGKVELIEVVKHLETRSKYVLNLQKRGLIKERVETPEDPMEKYEDPVYDPTLQERIPDEYKDYTLEKLVGNRIELENFQVFLKENYADTDLLCWMAIRTFRNIPYTDEKARDELATSIRDRYLNQKYFFGPNSPAGKKGQEKVMAAAGGYSQLFKKRPPNEVLIEAQKYIRDRLEKKWLPLFLATSEFADRQRPKAGMDDVVDDVLVIKKKRSHNIQRSLDNNKFISSSKDVIVFRKGLLNPVTELQFRRYVSIYGDNLENDVLFWKEVQAFKELYHVHSDESLIQEKVAVIISCFIDSQIPPNIQIDISPDMAEKIVERKYERTPYLFREAQFTVFRHLFRFWDKFCTFRGNHAEEKILPTIERIRKHERAKQRAEQQRLDELALKRAEERAALGLPPENEEDEDALDHLQHFSHHDDDEEEHGPMEKNKISWSYSNYMAALEKEDILNNTDESTFGSLLNFGGEKSSENGDEVSLSKQDDIETMSRKETRSEETQTDKKKSTKSSPSPDSEKGGSKKKVTQRKGSVEFQKMASLEEEKENDESTKKSKSKSKGQQLLTEKK; translated from the exons TCTTTTCCAACACCTCTCTGTTTCAACAAGGAAAAGACAGGTTTTGAGGTGGTCACAGAAGCCAGAAAAGAAATTGGAAAACAGATTAAAGCCGCCATAAGATCACAGAAAAAGCAATCAAAGATCTACAAAGTGGTGAAAAACCACAGTTTCATAGATATACCACTTATCCCAATAGTAGAACCTGAAGGTCCTGATCATATTGAAATCAACACTAATTACACAGTCACT ACTTTAAACAAAGAACAAGGTATACACTGGGTAAAAGAACGTAGAATGCCAGCATTTTTAGAAAGTGACCTATACATGGAATATCGTCTTGCTAATCTAGTATCACAGGCCAAAATTACTGGAGAACAAGGAGAATATATATTAATGAGAATAGATTTCAAACCAAAAGTTAAACATAAAAAGAAAGTTGTAGAGGAGGAAGTAGAGGTAGATCCTAAAGAACAAATGATGAAAGATATGTACGTTTGTATGGGTACGGCGTCAACAACTGATACCGAAGCTTGGTTTACTGCTGCGTCCATGGCAACAGTAACCAGTGTTTCTTCCTCAACACAGTTAAGACCAAGGAGTGCTGAAATGACAAAACGTCCAGTCAGTGCACGACCAGTAAGTGCATATAGTTCAGTGGATAATTATAAACGGTCTGAGAGTGGATTAGCCTCATCTGTTAAAAGTTCCTTGTATAGTAATTATAGGAATACACAAAATTCTGATGATTATGATGATGTGTATTCTAGTAAACTGTTCGCTGTCGATGGTAAACCTATGACCCCCAGACCCACCGATTCTGTGTGTGCTGTTACTGAAGATTATAGGGATAAACATAACCGACCTTTCAGTTCTACTGTATACAGTATACCTAAAGTTGACAATAGTGATGCTGAATCTGGATTAGACATAAGTGACGACACAGATTCTGTGGATTCTAAAGACAACAATGATCAATTAGAAATGCTACAAAATGAAGGACAACTCTCGTCAAGGAAAGGAAGTTCTGATAGTATAGTGTTTAAAAATATTGACGATATAGGAACTGCAATAGTAGGTGCTGTTTTGAAGAGAACTGTGTCGTCAATATTAAATGTACATGATGATGATTTACCTTTGGAAATTTTAGATCAAATCCCGGGTTGTGAACTGTCACGACATATCTCATTGGAGCATTTAGACAGAATATCATTACAAGAAGTGCAATTACCAGAGGAGGACTCAGAGGTTGATAAGGTAACAGAGGAACAAGTATCAGAAAAAGACAAGAAGAAAGAAGAAGAAAGTGATGCAGACTCGCTACTTGATAGTGAGGATGATTACGAAGAAGAAGATACTTTCTTCAGGAAACATAAAGCAAAGACATTTAAACTGACAAACAGAAAAGGAACAGAAAAGTTTAAAGCCTTCTTAAGTGGTACAATGGGAGAAAGAAATTGGAACTTGTGGCTTGATATTGATAAAACCAGGTTTATGACAGATGATGAAGCTATTCACAG acatttacTAGAAATGAGGGAGAAATATTTCATCCCTGGCTCCTTGTTTGAATTGACTACTGAACAGAAGACAGATTTAAAGCTGACCAAACCTTCATCATGGACTAAAGAACATCTCATAAACATACAGAATAAAATAGCTGAGCCCTTAGTACTTTACTG ggCACCTAGATTTTTACTGACACAATTAAGAACAACAGACCCTGCCAAGCATGCTGAATACCTCAATCTAAAGTACCTTAAAACCAAGCCAGATGTATTCCCTACTCGTCCAGCAGCTAAACTACTGCCACTACGTCCTAAGTCATGTTTTCCAAGGTTTGGACAACAAGCTTTTGAG GATTTACCATCTACTACTCTAGATACACAATTTGTGACCTCACCTCCTGTTGGTTTCCGTAGAAACTACTCATCGTCTGCTTTCACCTATGACAAGTTGCATGGTACCAAGCAGACTATTATCACACCAAAATTACCTGTACAGAAAGCAACAAAACCTCTAATTAGTGGTCAAAAGTCCAG GCCATCCACTGCAGGATCATCACGCCCTGTATCAGTTAACAGACAAACATCACGTCCAGTGTCTGGGATTAGACAAACATCCCGTCCTGTATCTGGTGTACTGCCAGCTTCACGTCCAATATCTGCACTTCCTTTATCCCGTCCAGAGTCGAGAGATGCAAATCGTCCAGTTTCTGCAAATCGACCAGTTTCTGCACATCGACCAGTTTCTGCACATCGACCAGTATCTGCACATCCTTTTGCAAGTAGGTCAGAGACATCTGCCAGCACACCGCAAACACAACTACGACAGCGACCTCAGACAGCAGGGGTTGGGAGAGAAAGAAATGGTTCTCAATGTTCAGATGCCTCAGACTTTATTGGAGGACATCGGATGGAGGCTTTGTTACAAGCTCTTCACCATGAAAGAGAAGCTGGTGGATTCTTTAAGAAGTTTATCAACAGAAGTGGCAACAAG TTGTGGATTAACTGTTTGAACTTCTGGAGTGAAGTGCAGGACTATCATTGGTTATTTTATACAGAATTCATTGACCCGTATATACTACAGAAAAAAGCAAAg ACTGTATATTCCAAGTACATAGTGATTGGAGGCATCTGCAGCATTAGCTGTAGTTACAGTATCAGACGAGAGGTAGCCAGATGTATGCAGCCACCATTTGAGGAACTATTTGACGCAGCGGAGGAATATTCTATAAAGGAGTTATATGTTGCATGGACACAGATGATTACTGTAGACATGAAGACTTATGGAAAG GTAGAATTAATAGAAGTGGTGAAACATTTAGAGACCAGATCTAAATATGTCCTCAATTTACAGAAGAGAGGTTTGATTAAAGAG AGGGTTGAAACTCCTGAAGATCCTATGGAGAAATATGAAGATCCTGTGTATGACCCAACACTGCAGGAAAGAATACCTGATGAATACAAAGACTACACATTAGAAAAACTTGTTGGAAATCGTATTGAGTTAGAGAACTTCCAAGTTTTCCTGAAGGAAAATTACGCAGATACAGATTTACTCTGTTGGATGGCTATTAGAACTTTCCGTAACATTCCATACACAGATGAAAAGGCTCGAGATGAACTGGCTACATCTATACGAGACAGATACCTTAATCAGAAATATTTCTTTGGTCCAAACAGTCCAGCAGGGAAGAAAGGACAAGAAAAG gtAATGGCTGCTGCAGGAGGTTATAGCCAGCTGTTTAAGAAGAGGCCTCCAAATGAAGTGTTGATCGAAGCTCAGAAGTATATACGTGATAGACTTGAGAAGAAATGGCTGCCGTTGTTCTTGGCCACATCAGAGTTTGCTGATAGACAGAGACCAAAGGCTGGCATGGACGATGTAGTGGATGATGTCTTAGTTATCAAGAAAAAGAGATCACATAATATACAAAGG AGTTTGGATAACAATAAGTTTATCTCCTCATCTAAAGATGTGATAGTCTTCCGTAAAGGTCTGCTGAACCCAGTGACAGAGCTACAGTTCAGGAGATATGTATCTATATACGGAGACAACCTAGAAAATGATGTACTTTTCTGGAAAGAAGTCCAGGCATTTAAG GAACTTTACCATGTACATAGTGATGAAAGTTTGATTCAGGAGAAAGTTGCAGTTATAATAAGCTGTTTTATTGACTCACAAATTCCACCAAATATCCAGATCGATATTTCACCTGATATGGCAGAAAAAATCGTAGAGAGAAAATATGAAAGAACACCTTATTTATTCAGAGAGGCACAG tttacaGTTTTTCGACATCTATTTCGATTCTGGGACAAATTCTGTACATTTAGGGGAAACCATGCAGAAGAAAAGATATTACCAACGATAGAGAGAATACGGAAACATGAGAGAGCAAAACAACGAGCTGAACAACAACGACTGGATGAGCTGGCTCTAAAg AGAGCTGAAGAAAGAGCTGCATTAGGACTACCACCAGAGAATGAAGAGGATGAAGATGCACTGGACCATCTACAACATTTCAGTCACCATGACGATGATGAAGAAGAACATGGGCCGATGGAGAAGAATAAAATCTCATGGTCTTACTCTAACTATATGGCTGCTCTGGAAAAGGAGGATATTCTAAATAATACAGATGAAAGTACATTTGGGTCATTGTTAAATTTTG GAGGAGAAAAAAGCAGTGAGAATGGTGATGAAGTATCATTAAGTAAACAGGATGATATAGAAACAATGTCCAGGAAAGAAACTCGTTCTGAAGAAACTCAAACAGACAAAAA GAAGTCAACAAAGTCAAGCCCAAGTCCTGACTCTGAGAAAGGAGGGAGCAAGAAGAAAGTGACACAACGAAAGGGTTCTGTAGAATTTCAGAAAATGGCTTCTCTTGAAGAGGAAAAAGAGAATGATGAATCTACGAAAAAGTCCAAGTCAAAGAGTAAAGGTCAACAGTTATTGACAGAAAAGAAATAA